One stretch of Corvus moneduloides isolate bCorMon1 chromosome 16, bCorMon1.pri, whole genome shotgun sequence DNA includes these proteins:
- the PPL gene encoding periplakin, producing MHSLFRKRNKGKYSPSVQKKSISSKELTELIERLQKNADQVEKNIVETDSRMQNDLHKIKACQLAQYKELTAQKLSESDKLLYVLDGDAAVARHMKHPQGDMITEDIRQLKERVANLRVKHDQIYNFPLQHIEPQVNWSTVIEEKQDALSSKGFGTDLPLVNSQVEEHNIFHNEVMAIGPHIVKEGSKETMSDFQARYQKLLAGSQQRQQDLNSLQDYMQRCTNKLYWLDQQAKDRTHYDWSDHNLDYPSRRRQYENFIHRKLEEKEEAINKLHADGDQLLAQNHPGKNAIEAHIEAVHADWKEYLNLLICEESHLKFMEDFHKFQKDTKDAQELLKKVDTDLDQKFSPEFKDRYQLESLLRELDDQEKALDKYEAVVKSLQERSQQVLPLRYRREPPPQPIPVEALCEYEGEQGQISRGAHYTLQRNSGDVWEVADSAGDTISAPGVCFMIPPPDPEAIALAEQIAKHYVTVKEKTNNCKNVLQQRYEGLKADSIGDAASVRGRQLLAGLEKVNSDLDKQEKAITANLRPPLEQSRAVQDSTERSKDLKNITNEVRRIEPEKMRKIQECEAFIESVPNTGSATLVRNKVENTNKKYERVVQLLSAAQEKVEVATNLERSLQQGRDLLSAYENKLVIDDTVPEDLKVVDRKKEELLAMGTELQSKKFLLREAEQNLQRTKTCSNTLASKFQEHCPDIERQEAELYKLNQRFNNLSKQIDHRTQTLQKAKSAYSNYRTNYDKVNQFLCSIPSYEPQETDNIQQVEMKLKSQAALLSDIASKEQEVQKVSATAQQYQQAVKDYELEAEKLRSILDLENGRNGYTSKKPRLQSPAAKVKEEEAVLAAKYTEVNAVNKQRLQNLEFAQSLLRQQPEIQVTQEFAQTKKSVRPVEEVWKLKKELEDETQRRQQLEAEIKAIQNNIVHLQNQKPQETVVKKELVKKVPDPQLEESFQRLQQNLAEEQRKNQVLQDELEALKIRLHVLEHEKREGGQEYIVKEVLRIEQDKAQADEILKLKEELEELRRQEGTRESEVILLRQQIAVLSSEKNKEQEKVTEKEVLKLQNDPQLEMEFRMLQETKERESALRQKHEEELNFLQDKLKRLEKERAMAEGKITVKEVLKVEKDLVIEREVNELRRQYEDEKSKGRSNEREKAELLRKIQLLEEENSKVVVQEKVREIVRPDPKAENEVANLRLELVEQERRYRGGDEQLKSCQNELAALKNRGPLVEVKEVIKEVIKYKNDPETEKELQRLREEIIERTGAIERADLEIYQLKQEIQALKDTKPQVQMKEVVQEILQFREDPKTREEVESLRVQLADEQMKHIDLERERLLQEEKVRQKEEELSQVKEKVVQQEVVKYEQDPALKAEVNSFSQSIESELKQIDGLREELRKLQRRRSELERQLEELEKERQARREAELEVQRLRIRLNELEEQERETTERVTVKQKVILQQDPQQEKEHSLLKLELEEEKHRRQVLQTELEALRKKLFSLEKMEVKEKVVFSESVQVDKGDTEYEIQKLKSNLEEESRRKRELDADINRLETRLSEVEFNNSKSSKELDLLREENHKLHLEKQNLLMETRRLQSEIELTATEAQDLRNMTHVDSGINLDSRFQALERELEDLKQLSREKDAEIEQLQNRLKTVAIKREQRENHLRRSIVVIDPDTGKEMSPEEAHVFGLIEWSLFVKLKSQECDWEEISIKGPNGESSVILDRKSGREFSIEDALKSGRLTMAQYNSYLNKEMSIQELAVLVSGSNYTALAPL from the exons ATGCACTCACTCTTCAGGAAACGCAACAAAGGGAAATACAGCCCCTCCGTGCAGAAGAAGAG catctccagcaAAGAGCTGACCGAGCTCATCGAGCGCCTGCAGAAAAATGCTGACCAGGTGGAGAAAAACATCGTGGAGACCGACTCCCGAATGCAAAAT GACCTGCACAAGATCAAGGCGTGCCAGCTGGCGCAGTACAAGGAGCTGACGGCACAGAAACTCTCCGAGTCCGACAAGCTGCTCTACGTGCTGGATGGGGACGCGGCCGTGGCCCGGCACATGAAGCACCCCCAGGGGGACATGATCACAGAAGA catccGGCAGCTGAAGGAGCGAGTGGCAAACCTGCGTGTGAAACACGACCAGATCTACAACTTCCCCCTGCAGCACATCGAGCCCCAGGTCAACTGGTCAACAGTGATCGAGGAGAAACAG GACGCGTTGAGCAGCAAAGGCTTTGGGACTGACCTGCCGCTGGTCAACAGCCAAGTAGAAGAGCACAACATCTTCCACAACGAGGTCATGGCCATCGGGCCACACATCGTCAAGGAAGGCAGCAAG GAAACCATGAGCGACTTCCAAGCCAGATACCAGAAGCTGCTG GCCGGCTCCCAGCAGCGGCAGCAGGACCTGAACTCGCTGCAGGACTACATGCAGCGCTGCACCAACAAGCTCTACTGGCTGGATCAGCAGGCCAAGGACAGGACCCATTATGACTGGAGCGACCACAACCTGGACTACCCCAGCCGGCGCCGCCAGTACGAG AACTTCATCCACCggaagctggaggagaaggaggaggcgATCAACAAGCTGCATGCCGATGGGGATCAGCTGCTGGCCCAGAACCACCCCGGGAAGAACGCCATCGAG GCTCACATCGAGGCCGTGCACGCCGACTGGAAGGAGTATCTGAACCTGCTGATCTGCGAGGAGAGCCACCTGAAGTTCATGGAGGACTTCCACAAG TTTCAGAAGGACACTAAGGATGCTCAGGAGCTTTTGAAGAAGGTGGATACAGACCTGGACCAAAAATTCAGCCCGGAGTTCAAGGACAGATACCAGCTGGAGTCTCTCCTCCGGGAGCTGGAT GACCAGGAGAAGGCCTTGGACAAGTACGAGGCCGTGGTGAAGTCGCTGCAGGAGCGCAGCCAGCAGGTCCTGCCCCTGCGCTaccgccgggagccgccgccgcagccCATCCCCGTGGAGGCTCTCTGCGAGTACGAGGGCGAGCAG GGCCAGATCAGCCGCGGAGCCCACTACACCCTGCAGAGGAACAGCGGAGACGTTTGGGAAGTGGCCGACAGCGCAGGAGACACGATCAGCGCCCCCGGGGTCTGCTTCATGATCCCCCCGCCCGACCCCGAAGCAATAGCCCTGGCAGAGCA AATTGCCAAGCACTATGTGACTGTGAAGGAGAAGACCAACAACTGCAAGAACGTCCTCCAGCAGCGCTATGAGGGGCTGAAGGCAGACAGCATCGGAG ATGCTGCATCAGTTCGGGGACgccagctcctggcagggctggagaaagTCAACAGTGACCTGGACAAGCAGGAGAAAGCCATCACAGCAAACCTCCGGCCGCCGCTGGAGCAGAGCCGGGCAGTGCAGGACAGCACCGAGCGCTCCAAGGACCTCAAG AACATCACCAATGAGGTCCGTCGGATTGAGCCtgagaaaatgaggaagatCCAGGAGTGCGAGGCCTTCATCGAATCCGTGCCCAACACGGGCAGCGCGACCCTGGTGAGGAACAAGGTGGAGAACACCAACAAGAAGTACGAGCGTGTGGTGCAGCTGCTCAGCGCTGCCCAGGAGAA GGTTGAGGTGGCCACAAACTTGGAGAGGAGCCTCCAGCAAGGCCGAGACCTGCTGTCAGCCTATGAGAACAAGCTGGTCATAGATGACACGGTACCAGAGGACTTGAAAGTGGTGgacaggaagaaggaagagctgctg gcCATGGGCACCGAGCTCCAGTCCAAGAAGTTCCTGCTGAGAGAAGCCGAGCAGAACCTGCAGAGGACCAAGACGTGCTCCAACACCCTGGCCAGCAAGTTCCAGGAGCACTGCCCCGACATCGAGCGCCAGGAGGCAGAGCTCTACAAGCTCAACCAGCGCTTCAACAACCTCAGCAAGCAGATCGACCACAG AACGCAGACgctgcagaaagcaaaaagtGCCTACTCCAACTACCGCACCAACTACGACAAGGTGAACCAGTTCCTGTGCAGCATCCCCAGCTACGAGCCCCAGGAGACTGACAACATCCAGCAAGTGGAGATGAAGCTGAAGAGCCAAGCG gccctgctcagtgACATTGCAAGCAAGGAACAGGAGGTGCAGAAGGTCTctgccacagctcagcagtACCAGCAGGCAGTGAAG GACTACGAGTTGGAAGCTGAGAAGCTGCGGTCCATCCTGGACCTGGAGAATGGCCGGAATGGCTACACGAGCAAGAAACCCAGGCTGCAGTCCCCAGCTGCCAAAGTGAAAGAGGAG GAAGCTGTTCTGGCAGCCAAATACACAGAAGTGAACGCTGTGAAcaagcagaggctgcagaaccTGGAGTTTGCCCAGAGCCTCCTGCGGCAG CAGCCAGAGATTCAGGTGACACAAGAATTTGCCCAGACCAAAAAGTCTGTAAGGCCTGTGGAAGAAGTTTGGAAGTTGAAGAAAGAGCTCGAGGATGAGACTCAGCGTCGGCAACAGCTGGAAGCGGAGATCAAAGCCATTCAGAACAACATTGTCCACCTGCAAAACCAGAAGCCCCAAGAAACCGTGGTGAAGAAAGAACTGGTGAAGAAGGTGCCTGACCCCCAGCTGGAGGAGAGCTTCCAAAGACTGCAGCAAAacctggcagaggagcagcgCAAGAACCAGGTGCTCCAGGATGAGCTGGAGGCTCTTAAAATCCGGCTGCATGTCCTGGAGCAtgagaagagggaaggagggcaggagTACATAGTGAAAGAGGTGCTGAGGATTGAACAAGATAAGGCTCAAGCTGATGAAATCCTGAAGCTCAAAGAGGAACTGGAAGAGCTCAGGAGGCAGGAAGGGACCAGGGAGAGTGAAGTCATCCTCTTACGCCAACAAATTGCTGTGCTGTCCAGCGAGAAGAacaaagagcaggagaaggTAACGGAGAAGGAGGTGCTGAAGCTGCAGAACGATCCCCAGCTGGAGATGGAATTCCGGATGTTGCAGGAGACCAAGGAGAGGGAGAGCGCCCTTCGGCAGAAGCACGAGGAAGAGCTCAACTTCCTCCAGGACAAGCTCAAGCGTCTGGAGAAGGAACGGGCCATGGCTGAGGGCAAAATCACCGTCAAGGAGGTGCTGAAGGTGGAGAAGGACTTGGTCATTGAGAGGGAGGTGAACGAGCTCCGGCGCCAGTACGAAGATGAGAAGTCCAAGGGCCGCTCCAACGAGCGGGAAaaggctgagctgctcaggaaaatccagctgctggaggaggagaactCCAAGGTGGTTGTTCAGGAGAAAGTGCGTGAGATTGTGCGCCCAGACCCCAAGGCTGAGAATGAAGTTGCCAACCTTCGCTTGGAGCTGGTAGAGCAGGAGAGGAGGTACCGTGGTGGGGATGAACAGCTGAAGAGCTGCCAGAATGAGCTGGCTGCTCTGAAGAACAGAGGGCCCCTCGTAGAAGTCAAAGAAGTCATTAAGGAGGTCATTAAGTACAAGAATGATCCAGAAACCGAAAAGGAGCTACAGCGACTCCGGGAGGAAATCATAGAGAGAACCGGAGCCATCGAAAGAGCTGACCTGGAGATCTACCAGCTGAAACAAGAGATACAAGCTTTGAAAGACACCAAACCTCAAGTGCAAATGAAGGAAGTTGTTCAAGAAATCCTCCAGTTTCGGGAAGACCCCAAGACTAGAGAGGAGGTAGAGTCGCTGCGAGTGCAGCTGGCAGACGAACAGATGAAGCACATTGACCTGGAGAGGGAGCGGCTTctccaagaagaaaaagtaagaCAGAAGGAGGAAGAACTTTCTCAGGTGAAGGAGAAAGTGGTCCAGCAGGAAGTAGTGAAGTATGAGCAGGATCCTGCCTTGAAAGCTGAGGTGAACTCCTTCTCCCAGAGCATCGAGAGCGAGCTGAAGCAGATCGACGGCCTCCGCGAGGAGCTGCGCAAGCTGCAGAGGAGACGCTCCGAGCTGGAGCGGCAGcttgaggagctggagaaggagagacAGGCCCGCagggaggctgagctggaggTGCAGAGGCTCAGGATCCGGCTGAACGAGCTGGaagaacaggaaagagaaacGACAGAACGAGTGactgtgaaacagaaagtgaTCCTTCAGCAAGATccccagcaggagaaggagcacTCCCTCCTCAAGCTGGAGTTAGAAGAAGAGAAGCACCGCAGACAAGTCCTACAAACCGAGCTGGAAGCCCTGAGAAAGAAGCTCTTTTCTTTGGAGAAGATGGAAGTCAAGGAGAAAGTGGTCTTTTCAGAGAGTGTCCAAGTGGACAAAGGAGACACAGAGTACGAGATTCAAAAGCTGAAGAGCAACCTGGAGGAAGAAAGTAGGCGCAAGAGGGAGCTGGATGCAGATATCAACCGCCTGGAAACCAGGCTGTCTGAGGTGGAATTCAACAACTCCAAGTCATCAAAGGAGCTAGACTTGTTAAGAGAGGAAAACCACAAGCTACACCTCGAGAAACAGAATTTGCTGATGGAAACAAGGAGACTGCAGTCAGAGATTGAACTCACCGCAACAGAAGCTCAGGATTTGAGAAACATGACCCACGTGGACAGTGGAATAAACCTGGACTCCAGGTTCCAAGCTTTGGAAAGAGAGTTAGAGGACCTGAAGCAGTTGTCCAGAGAAAAAGATGCAGAGATTGAGCAACTCCAGAACCGCCTCAAGACGGTGGCTATCAAGAGGGAGCAAAGAGAGAACCACCTGAGGCGCTCCATCGTGGTCATTGACCCCGACACAGGAAAAGAGATGTCTCCAGAGGAAGCTCACGTGTTCGGCCTCATTGAATGGAGCCTGTTTGTCAAACTGAAGAGCCAGGAATGTGACTGGGAGGAGATCTCAATAAAGGGTCCCAACGGGGAATCATCCGTGATCCTCGACAGGAAGTCTGGCAGGGAGTTCTCCATCGAGGACGCCCTGAAGAGCGGCAGGCTCACCATGGCCCAGTACAACAGTTACCTCAACAAGGAGATGTCTATCCAGGAGCTGGCAGTCTTGGTGTCCGGAAGCAATTACACAGCGCTCGCTCCACTTTAG